The nucleotide sequence TCCTGTCCCAGTAATCGATCTGACGCTGAGAGAGTCCCGTGAGGGCCGCAACGGTACGACTACCGTAACTTTCCATAGGATTGGTCTCCTCGCAGTTATGAATACATAGATGTGCTTATCATACGGACGCGGAGATTGCAACGCATCCGTCAACGGATGATTTCTCCGGGGTGCCGTGGTGCGATGGGTGTGTCCAGAGAGTTTGATGGAGAATCTCCATCGGATTTCCGACGCATCCTCATCCGGCCCCGGCGGGGGAGGCACCTTCATGGGTGTCCCTCTCGCGATGGAACTATGGTAGATTGAAAATCCTGTGATGGATCCGTGTGTACCGGAGGGTTTTCGTTGGCGATCACGCGGGAAGAGGTGCTGCACGTGGCCCGGCTGGCGCGGCTCTCCCTGTCTCCGGAGGAGGCGGGGAAGATGGAGGAGCAGCTTGGCAAAATCCTGGAGCATATCCGGCAGCTCGACCGGCTCGATACTGGCGACGTCGTCCCCACCTCCCACGCCGTGGAGATGGGCA is from Deltaproteobacteria bacterium GWC2_65_14 and encodes:
- a CDS encoding asparaginyl/glutamyl-tRNA amidotransferase subunit C produces the protein MAITREEVLHVARLARLSLSPEEAGKMEEQLGKILEHIRQLDRLDTGDVVPTSHAVEMGTPFRDDSVRPFGEKEQILKNAPDREGDFFRVPRILED